TTGAATGAGGCCAAAATACCCCCTCCCCTTCTTTTGAATGCCGTTTGTGCATTCAAACATTTTTGTTATAGCATCATGTATTCGACATTTGGTGACGCATTGGGAAAAATGAGCTCGTTTGCATActagagaagagaagagaaggcGTGATTCATCATGTACATATGCAATACCTTTCAGAGAGTATGAGCACCAATGCTAGGATTTCCCAGCCAACCAACAAGCACCAAGGTTTCATTCAAATCTCCGCACCAACAACAGCAACAAGCAGCGCATCAACAATGAACGCGGCCATGATCAGTCCGAAACAAAAAAAATCAACACATGGAATACAAACGGACCAAGGAAACCATTGTATAAACACTGACACTCGAGGAACCATGATCACAGCATATTCAATGCAGGATGCACCCAGGATTGGTCGATCAGCAGAACTGGGCCGAGGATGAGCAACTACTCCTTGAAGGACATGGCCGTCTCGAAGGCCCCTACCAAGGCCTTCACCCTGCTCTGCCTCTCCTCCAGGAGCTTGCTTTTCGTCTCCTCGATCACGTCGTTGCTTTTGGGATCATCCTTCCTCCATGACTGAGCAGCTTCAGTCCTGCTGCTTGCCTTCGTCATAGCCTCTTCTGTCTCTGCCGCTCGATCCAATTCATCAGCAACCTTTGCAATGTCGTTTCCGCCGGCATCAGCATCCTCTTTCTCTGGCTGctccttgatttcctcctcattcTTGCCCTGTTGCTGAGTGTGCGGCCCCTGCTGATCGCGTCGAGgtgaagcagaagcggaagcagCCATGTCGATGGGTTTCAGGTCCACAGGGTCAGGAAGCTGCTCCTGCAACTGATCTTCGATGGACGGAGTGGTCAGGCTCTCGGATTCCTCAAACCGCATCGATGGCTCGTCATCTTTCTCCTTCCTGGTTGTAGTGCATGGCTCCGCTGCCCTCTGAGGAGCACCCCTTGGCCTTGAGCTTGCGTTAGCACCACCATTTGCCGCTGCTTCTCTTTTCTTTGCTGCCGTGCCTGGCGCGCGCGCCGAGGACGCGGGCAGAGGCTTCCCACCTCTCAAAGGCCCCGGCGATGGCGCCCTCTGGATGCTCGGCTTTGGGGGCGCCACCCCTTTGCCAGGGGCGGGCCTTGGCGAAAGCTTATTCTTCAGCAAGGTAGAAGGCGAGTTGGAGGCTGGCACTGTGTTGGCCATGTCCTTGAAGGAACTGCTCAGCGGTCCAGCGAGCGCATGAGGCCGCTGTGAGTTGGCGGTGACTTTGTCGGATTTCGCTCTAGCCAGAGCCGGCTTTGAGGTTGGCTTGCTGCCATGAATGGATGAGCCTGAGCCGGACATTGTTCGTGAAGAGATGGACCGGCCAGCGTGTGACAATGAGGGACGGCACATGTCCGGGGAGGCGGAAGGAGCCGCCGCAGCGGCAGCCGAAGGACCGAGCTTGCGATCTGGGGAGCTCGGCACTGACCTCGCCCGGCGCGCGCCGTAGCCGGAGGAGGAGGTCTCGCTGCTGGAGGGCTTGAGGTTGGGGGCCATCCTGGTGGCCCTGTCCCTGCTGGGATAGAGAGGCCCCTTCTTGGATGTCGCCATTGGTATATCCCTAGATCAGCTCAGCTGCGCTGCACAAGAGGCGGCACCGGTGAGTTGGGCTTGCAGCTGCCAATTGCATAAATAAACTAAGTAAAAAACTTGCCCCATTATTGTACGAACACGATGAAGCTGAGAAAATAAGAAAATGCGTCAAGAATCCAATCGTGTTGTTCTTGGTGTGACATCTAATCGCCGGCTCCAGCAAAAAGAGCAAGGGGATAAAAGAGACGACAAAAATAAGCTTATCGCCACGAATTCTCGGGTTAAAGTATTTGATTGATGGCGCGGGCTCCAACAACCCGTGATTCTTTCCTTTCCTGGTTTCTTTTCTAGGCTCCATACCAACATTTCAATCAGCCCTAAAAATACATGAAAAACATTGCCATTTACTAGTACTAATCTAGAACCCCCGTCCGTA
The DNA window shown above is from Triticum urartu cultivar G1812 unplaced genomic scaffold, Tu2.1 TuUngrouped_contig_6621, whole genome shotgun sequence and carries:
- the LOC125530872 gene encoding zinc finger CCCH domain-containing protein 18-like yields the protein MATSKKGPLYPSRDRATRMAPNLKPSSSETSSSGYGARRARSVPSSPDRKLGPSAAAAAAPSASPDMCRPSLSHAGRSISSRTMSGSGSSIHGSKPTSKPALARAKSDKVTANSQRPHALAGPLSSSFKDMANTVPASNSPSTLLKNKLSPRPAPGKGVAPPKPSIQRAPSPGPLRGGKPLPASSARAPGTAAKKREAAANGGANASSRPRGAPQRAAEPCTTTRKEKDDEPSMRFEESESLTTPSIEDQLQEQLPDPVDLKPIDMAASASASPRRDQQGPHTQQQGKNEEEIKEQPEKEDADAGGNDIAKVADELDRAAETEEAMTKASSRTEAAQSWRKDDPKSNDVIEETKSKLLEERQSRVKALVGAFETAMSFKE